The Rosa rugosa chromosome 1, drRosRugo1.1, whole genome shotgun sequence genomic sequence cctgtcaataaaaatacaaagacaattatttacagaaaaataaaacaaagtataaacatatttacgaaaaaggggggtttttggatttaggttttcgaaaattaactaAGTAAAGCAGATAATTGAAACATAAAAACATAACtacacgaatggaatgagagaagcaaagatcaaaaccaaaaccatgttgaattcgattcaaccctaatattgtttatctaagtcatgagaaaggagttgatcatgtgaaatattcaaagcaaataatttcccatattttacttttcaatgctaattaacctaagtgaaagcacaaagattaatcctatcaaacatgcattcaagctctagaaagctacacaatcataacatgtttaacgcatgaaacacatagaaaggctatcaactcaagtgtgcaacttagtatgaaaaagtccacctaattgcaatcctctttaattaaattcggtctttgcacaaaacctttactacctTTCAATTCAAgttacacaaaaccaaaaagttgattcatgttcttaaatctagcaccattcatataaaaaccctaagtgtttcgaaccacaaaagatcaaaatacaaaatatctattaagcaaatttaatcaaatgattctcacaaaagcaactaaGACTTACAATATAAGATCGAAACTCTCATTCAATTCATAAATTTCAGAATTAAAAACCTTGTTCAAACATACatgtcaactaaaacaaaaccaacgaaattcaaagcaaaggttacaaagtagaggtcgaattacaccgtggatggaagatgaggatggatgTTTGGCGTAgaaatccttgaagcttgaaagcaagtcttcaatggtgatggtggaggaataggtcacggctttttcttctcttctttggccttgcttgaattccatggcttgctctagaggatggagagagggaAAGAGATGCTCAAGGCAACAAGAtggttttctgaatttttctaaagtgtaaagtGTGTAGAAGGGCGGGCCTAGACGTCTAAAATGAGGGGAttatatagggaacggcaaacttggtctccaagccgtgtatttcttctttgttttccatggaattaaattgataattccacatagcttccaccaatgagaacttgccaagtaagccctatgatgtggtccaaccaatcaaaattctctaaaataccttcTTATTATTTAGTTGCCGAAATATaagagatattttctgattttatacttcaatttcggccaaaactcctttagggattctagggatgaatctagacaccttttgagcttttcttgttgtccacacttcttcttcccttaaaagtctccctagaaaatctctttggCGTCACTTtgcttgattttcacgttgctccttgtttctctcttgataaTTCACGGCAACATAGGGTTTTACTCCAACTTTACTTCTTTGACGTCACAAAACCCTAGCTCCCTTGGGCCTATATCcatttttgccgaaaatccaatttCCATGAagttcttgggccttcttgcgtcacttccttgccatgtcatcttctaatgtcttcaagaagcttctTAACATCATGACACTTCAATATTTTCGATCACACTTTATGGACGGCCTAGGAATCATTTCCTTTCTtggacaggatttcctggtggaaacaggaaaacttcttttcttcatttctgctcatttctgcatcctcTAGTGGCTTGTCTTTGTTCCCTCCAACGTTGGCTTgttcctctttccatttatgagctcatttcagctcatttattccaagtacctgaaaatagaaactgttaatgaaaaatagaaactttcctaaaatgaaaaacggaaactttcctaaactaaaatgggaaactttctaaaaatgaaaaatagaaactacaaaatggaaactttctacaaataggaactttcccaatcgaagaatggaaactttcctaaacagagttttattaaggaaataactcagaaaatgtagggatttacagttaaaacgtcgcattaaaatgctcctatcatgaaACAATTCATGAATTTCGCAATTGCCCACATGAAGCCAGGGTCTGATTTGATACCTTGTCCGTGAATGGATTGCAATAATTTTCGTAAATATAGCCCAGACCAAGTTGAGGATCATTTATATGCAAATGGAATGGCTAAGGATTACACTAAGTGGACAGATCATGGAGAAAATGACGATGATTTTGAACTAGAAGATGACATTTTGGAATCTGAAAATGAAGAGAATGTTGATGTTGTAGTTGAAATGTTTAATGAATTCCAAGCTCATGATGATAGGGAATCTCAAAAACTTGTCCCTATTATGGAAGAAAATAAGTTTAGACGATTGATGAGGGATGCAGAGCAAGAATTATATCCTGGTTGTCGAAAATTCTCTAAATTATCCTTCATTGTAAAGCTGCTTCATTTAAAGATAATGTTTCATGGTAGCAACAAGTTCTTTTCAGCATTGCTTGAGTTAGTGAAAGAGGCATTATCTGATGGAAATACATGTCCTAGATCTCATTATGAATCAAAGAAGATTATACGAGACTTGGGTCTTAGTTATGACAAGATCAATGCATGTAAAAATGATTGTGTACTCTTTTGGGAGGAGTATGAAGATAAATTGGAGTGTCCGATATGTCAGGAACCTAGGTACTCTTTTGATaatgggaagaagaagattccCCAGAAAATCTTGAGATACTTTCCATTAACTCCAAGGCTGCAAAGATTATTTATATCGAAGAAAACGGCTGTAGATATGAAATGGCACAAGGATAAACGACCAGATAATGAGTATATGAGGCATCCTGCTGATTCTCAAGTGTGGAAGGACTTTGATCTAAAGCATGAGTCATTTGCTATGGATTCTCGCAATGTTAGGCTTGGATTATCATCTGATGGCTTTAATCCATTTGGTAATTTAAGTACCTCTTATAGCATGTGGCCTGTTTTTCTTGTTCCATACAATCTTCCGCCGTGGAAATGCATGAAAGATCCATACTTCATGATGTCATTGCTTATTCCTGGACCAAGAGCTCCTGGAAATGACATTGACGTGTTTCTACAATCGTTAATCAAAGAATTAAAGCAATTATGGGAGGTTGGGGTTGATACATATGATGCTGGTTCTGGACACAATTTCCGTTTAAGAGCTGCATTATTGTGGACAATAAACGACTTTCCTGCATATGCAAATTTTTCTGGATGGAGTACCAAAGGAAAAATGGCGTGTCCTACTTGCAATGACCAGACACCTCATCAATGGTTGAACAATTGGCAAAAAATTGTATATTATGATCATCGTCGTTTTCTGCCACAAAATCAcagattcaaaaaaaatttggagTTTAATGGTAAAGTTGAGAAGAGATTAAAACCTGCTTTATTATCAGGGGATGATGCGGTTCGCCAATTGACTCATGTTTCACAACCATGTTTTGGAAAGGGGAAGAAGAGAAAGCGTTGTGCTGATCATTTGAATTGGAAAAAACGAAGCATTTTCTTTTACTTACCCTATTGGCACACACTCAAGCTACGCCACAATCTTGATGTAATGCACAtagaaaaaaatatttgtgaTAATATTTTGGGTACATTGATGGACACTGAAGGTAAGACGAAGGACTCATATAAGACTCGTCTTGATATGGAAGAGATGGGCATCAAGTCTGATTTACACCCTAAATGTATTGATGGTGTGATTAAGTTTAGACCAGCATATTACACTTTTAATACAGATGAGACGAAGGGTTTTTGTGAGTTCTGTAGTTGTACGAAACTTCCAGATGGCATGGCTTCAAATATCTCTAATTGTGTGAACAGTGCTGATTCTAAGATTTATGGTTTGAAAAGTCACGATTGCCACATTATATTGCAGCGACTTCTTCCTGTTGCCTTGCGTGGGTACTTGTCTAAAGATGTTCGTGATGTCATTATAAAATTATGTTTATTCTTTAAGGAGTTGACTTCCAAGACTTTGAGATTGGATGTTTTAGAAAGACTAGATAAGGATATTGTTGTACTCCTATACAAGTCAGAGTTGAACTTCCCACCCTCATTTTTCAACATTATGACTCATTTGCCAATTCACTTGGCTTATGAGGCCATACTTTCTGGACCAGTACAATACCGATGGATGTTTCCATTTGAGAGGTAATATTTAGAAGCTTTAATTTCTTATGTGGTTGTGTTGatgcatttatttctttttggcATGTGCTGATGCTTCTATATTTGTGGTTGTGGTGGTGcatttaaattttttcttcttctttggtacGTGCTGATGCTTCTATATTTGGGGTTGTGTTGATGTGGTTGTGCTGatgcatatatttttctttattgtgCTGATGCACTTATTTCTTTTGTTGTACTAGTGCTAAAAAGACTATCAATTTGTTGAGAATGTTAGTTCATTGCTTCACTAGAACTGCATCATTTTCGATTTATTTTGGATAAGAAAATTTATCTTCTTTTACCTCATTAATCTTTATTTGTAACATAATTGGATTACTTTATGTATACATAGTTTGGTATTAACTGTTATTTACATTTCTTTGCAGAAAAATGCATAACTTAAAGGATTATTGTAGAAACAAAGCCCAGCCCGAAGGATCAATTGCGGAAGGTTATTGTGATTGTGAATGCCTGACATTTTTCTCCACGTACTTTCGTGATGTTGAGACAAAGTTTAACCAAGTAGACAGGAACCATGATGTAAGTGAGAGAAGGATGGGTTCATCTGTTTTCACACAGAATGTTAAGTTGTTAAAGGGAGCAGTTGATGATGTTCTTAGCCTAACTGACTTTGCAAGGATTCGATGGTATGTGCTGAATAATTGCGATGAAGTACTGCCATATATAAGGTACATGAGCTGCTGTAATGTAGATGTGTATTCTTAATGCGCAATAATTTGGCCAAGTTCTGAATATTTCGTTCTGCATGCAAGGAACATAAAGCAGAACTTGAGAGGCAAAATATTCCAAACATAGGAAAAGAACAACAACAGAAGTTTCATAAATGGTTTTTACGACGTGTGAGTGATGAATATTTTAGCATATATAATTCCAAACTGTACTTGTGTATTTTTCATTGCTTAGTCTAATATTGGTAAGTTGTGTAAATAGGTTCAACAGATGCAAGTTGAGGGTTCAACAGAAGATGTTGAATCCTTACTAAACTTGGCCAGTGGACCTCAGCATGAAGTGGCACGATATAGTGCGTGTATAATGGCATAAGGTTTTATACTCAGAAACGCGACGCaaataaaaaaactcaaaactatGGAGTGGTAGTCAAAGGAGAGCATCGTGGTAAAAGTATCGACTTTTATGGTGTTTTGAAAGATATAATTGTGTTATCATACCTTGGAAATAATCAGGTGGTCATTTTCAAGTGTGATTGGCTGGACCTCAATGCAAGAAGGGGAATTCAAGTTGATGAGAACCAGTTTACAAGtgttaattttaccaaaaaatggTATATGAATGATCCATTTGCATTGGCATGTCAAACACAGCAGGTATACTATTTGAAAGATACAAAGCATGGTAGTAATTGGCGTGTTGTAGAAAGGTCGCTGCCTAGAGGGATGTATGATTTTACAGAAAAAGAAACTGAAGTGGGTGATTCATTAGAGGAGGTAGAAGATCCATATCAGCAATAGTCACATGGGTATGTTGATTCAATTGAAGTTGATGTTGGAGAGACGTCATTACATAGAGATGACATAGAAATGATCGTTGTTGATTTGAATGCTAAAGATAGCGATGCAGAAGATGGCGACTTTAATGATGAAGATAATGAGTTGATGTCTTATGATGATATCAAGGGCGACTCTGCGTAATAGAATCCATGCATATTCtattccacaattttgtattgTCATGATTTTATCATATGTATGTCAATGTCATACAAAGCTTGGGTTTTTAATTCTAACTTCCAAGTTCATTTTGATACTAGTTCATTAGTTTGTTTAATGCATTAGGataaatatatttattttgttgTATAAGGTAAGCATTAAAACAATTACTTCAAGAGATTTAGAGTCATGCTAATAGCTCTTTTTTTCATGACAggttgtgtgtgtatatatatcatTATGGCTAATGGTAGACAAGGTCCAAGGTTTCTACATCAATTGCGGACGAATGCACTGCCACAACACCAAATGCGATCATCTACTCAAAAGATTTCAAAGCTTGCAAAGTCTTGAAGCAAGCCTACAACACCAGCACAAGCATCGGCAGCCCCATTGCACTCATCAGTAGAGCAGATTATCACTTCCATTCCTACTCAAAATATTTCAAAGCATGCAAAGTCTTTAAGCAAGCCTACAACACCAGCACAAGCACCGGCAGCCCCATTGCACTCATCAATAGAGCAGATTATCACTTCCATTCCTACTCATGTTCCAAAACATCATTGTCCACCTCAAGTTCAATCATCACCACTTATGCGAATGCTAAGATCAACTTCTGTTAAGCAAGGGTCAACTTCTATTAACCAAGGATCAACTTCTATTCAACAAGAGTCAACTTCAACTGCAAATCCCACAGAGCCTACTCAAGTTGCTTGTTCTCCCACGGTAGAAGAGATCACTAATACTAATAGTAAGTAATGAAACAAAATGTACATAATATGATtaataagtaaaacaaaaataatttgtCAACTGAGCTTTGATAATTTAATGGTATAAATAGTATTTTAAATTATTGTTTTATATGATCAGTTTGATAATTCATGTAGGTGGTGCAGTTTGCAAGAAAGTGCGTGGTGAGACTCGATGTCTTGAGCTATCCAAGAGGAAGCGCGATGGTGTTCAACTTGATATTGATATTCCAAAGCATACTATGAGAGCTGTAGGAACAAATTGTCAATTCTACATTACAGGTATGGGGTGCTTTGTTCGAAAAAATGTTCCACTGCAAATTAAGAAGTGGTCTGAGCTCTCAAGAGAAGATGTTGCTTTGCTAATTCGCCATGCCCGTGTAAGTATaccattccattttcttcaaATATACTAGACCTAAATTATGTACAAAAAATTATTGTCTATCACATTaaatctgccttgtttgctaaTATGGTATCATATGATATTAGGAAAAATTCAAGTTGAGCAATGAGTCTCATGTGGATGAGGCAATTGAGAAACATATGATGAGATATTTTACCACTTGGCGCTATAATTTGCGTAAGAAATTTCTGAAATATGACTCAATAGCGGAAGCTGTAGAAAATTGACCTGAAGATGTGGAAGAGGAAGATTGGAACTATTTGATCGCAAATCTGTGGCAAGATGGAAAGTGGCTGGCTAGAATTCTTTCaatgtttattttttcaagccaattagtaattttttttttcatctacaGTTGTACTTGCTATAGATTGTGGAGTTTGTGATTTGATTTTTATACAAGAAACAAGTGAAAAAAACAGGAAAAACAGAGATAAGTTGGAGATAATACATTGTGCAGGGACAAAGGCATTTAGTCGCCTTAGAACTGAAAATGtaagcttcaatttcagttttttttgtTAAGGCATGTTCAACTATGAAAGGTGTATGTGACATATATTTTGGGTTGTGGTTAAACTAAAATAGCGAAATCCTGAGAATGGAGAGGAAGTTGGTCGTATTGACCTTTTCAAGCTCACACGATATAGCGAAAAGAAATCTGCATGGGTTGGTGATACTGCAAAGAATGCTTTTGTGAGTTGctatattttttatttcaattattGTTTTATTGTAAAAATAACAGTACTTACAAaatggtttatatatatatatatatatatatatatatatatatatatatatacatacatgtcCACTCTTTTGTAGGAAGAGATGAAGAATCTACAAAACGAGCCACAAATGAATGAAGAAACTGGTGAAATAATGTCTGAAGATGAGATCTATGATAAAGTTCTCTCGAAAATTGTTGGTCCACCTCGATCAGGCTATATACGAGGCTTATGAGCTGGGCCAAAGCCTAAAAGATCTAAACTTGCAGCAAATGATGCTCAATTAAGGGAGGCAAATCAAAGGGCAGATCAAGCAGAAAGACGAGCAATGCAGCTTGCAGAGGAGTTGATGGCTGTGAAGTCTACTGCAGCTCAACAAAATGAGGAGTTAAAGACAGTCAAAGCTGGTGCAGCTCAGCAAAATGAAGAGTTAGAGGCAGTGAAGGCTAGAGCCACTCAACAAAATGAAGAGTTGGAGGCACTAAAGGCAAGACAAAATCAGACTGACACACTTTTACTTAAATTGATGGCACAATTATCCCAAAACTAAAGGTATGCATACATGAGTCACTTGGGCTGTTgcaattatattatattatgGAAACATAATTATAGTGTATAGTGAATACTAGGCCTTTTTAGATGCAACTCTTACTACATTAGGATGAAGGTTATAACTTGCTATATATGTTTTGTTATATTGCAGATTTGGTCTAAGCTTCAAAAAGTACGTACATCTTGCAAACTCTCATTGAAGGCTCATTGAACTTCTAGAAAGACTTGAATGTAGTTTtgtgatacgctaaaagtaagcgcgcaatttaaccctgcatgtagttgtcagtatagaataagtagggatcgttctagccggggattgagggtacacctgtaattgcaaaaacaattaattaattagtaaaagtaaaaagtattatttacaaaaataaaacaaagaaaagaaatatatacaagtaaacacaaataagggggtcttaggaatataaaataaataaataaataaataaaataaagaaaaagtaaaaacatatatacaagggtggaacgcaagaaataaagataaaaaccatatccatatgaatgaaatccaattacaattcctatagttgattttctatgtcatgagaaataagttgaccatgtgaaacgttaataagcaaacgatttcccattttttactttccttcaatatttaatctaagtgaaagcacctaaattaaacctattgaacatgcaatcatagtctagaaagctagctaatcaagaacacattcaatgcatgaagaacaaagaaaggatgtcaaccaaagtgcacaacctagtatgaaaaagttcatctatttgcaatcctccttaattgatttcgacttttgtccaaagcctttactacttaaatctagctacaattacatgcatatatcctaagttggccaccaaagaacacatacatataaaagttttctataaaacaaaatcaatcaagcaatctcacataagcaacatataaatcaacatataaaaatcacaattttatttcaaaacatataaatgggctttaaacttttcccttaacgtcatgttaactagaattcataactctacgaaatcaaacaaaggaaaataaaagcaAGTATGAAATAgaccgtgaaagatgaatgacaagccttgagacgaagaactcgaagatccttgaaagcaagcaatcttctaggaaCGACCAAGGGTGGATGGTGGCTagaatcttgatgtattgcatgacttcttctcctccttggttgagacgcagagagcttctgaagactagagaatggagagaatttttctaatGAAGAGGTGTTGTGGTGTTGTTGTGTTTGTGTGGTGGTGTGTCTAAAACGTCTAAAGAGGAGGCTATATATAGGGGAAGGCAAGGCTTCATGAATTTAATTTCCgaagaattttctggttgcaccacacagcttcgaccaatcacgtagctccacgtcagctctgccatgtcactcaaccaatcaaaaaggcttcaaaatcaatccctaatatatattgttgctgattttcccaagattttatctgatttttctcttaattttcggccaaatatctaggcatgaacctagacaatgtatccggacgcattttggaccttttctcccttaaatctctccatggctttatccttaacatcctccccttgattttctcttgattttcacattaaaattgcagattttattctctaatttcagccaacatatcttgagggaattaaggaacgaatctggacttgttttgagccttttcttgttgcacaatcccttgaaactctcccttgattttctcaacgtaatctccttgatttcccatgcaaaaatcagatttaatctcccataatatcttcaagtcatgtggtctcctaatgccttcaggtttcctagcctcatcaggattcctgcgttgactgagATTCCTAGTcagaccaggaaaactccatttcttcatttaagctcatttctgcatcccttctgcctttaagctcatttcttctccatttattcgatgtacctagaaaatagaaaatagatTAAAAATGATGAAGTAACGGAAATAACTAtgaaaaatatgaggaaataattattaaaacgtcgcataaaaatgctcctatcattttgTCTATTTTGAAATTGTTATCAAGGATGGATATTAACATCTCTATATTTTGGATTTGCAAATGTAGTATTTCAAGATGGAGATATTGACTGGTTTTAGAGTACATTTCACTTTGTGGTGTTGGACTATATATTGAATGCTACTTTTAGAAGGTTATTGCATGAAAAAATGTACATTGTCTCCATTTTGAAAATGTAGCGACACACTTAGTGATCAAGTTTGTTGGTTATTAACATCAAACTTAACAACCTAGAATAGTTGCCAATTTAGTTACCAAATTATCAGTGACCTAGTAATATGGTCACTAAAATTATTCAATTTAGTGACCATTGGTATCACAATTTAGTGATGAACATGTAGGTCACTAATGTCATTATCATTTGTGACCATATCATGGTCACTAAAGACATTTTGAATTAGTGACCAAAAATTGTGGTCATTGAAGACATTTCGAATTAGTGaccaacttacaattgttggtCACTAAATAGAATCAGTGAGGGACCTATAGTGACCACCCGAATTTGGTCACTAACCAAATTTAGTGACCAAATTTGCTAGTTTTAATGACCAATGCTGTAATAACCTCGTTtgaggaataatacgaacctcgttgggagaataatacgaacctcgttggaggaataatacgaacatTTCACCTCTTCCTTTAGCTTTTCACTCTTCCTTTTGGCTGTCTCGGTCTCCCTCTTTCGTCCCAAGCATAattgcttctcttttctttttctctgtcacgagctctctcactctctctcattctctctctcttgtccGAAAACACAGAAAGAAACAGAGCAACGCCCTCCGTTCTCTCCCTTCCTCCACCGGCCATCAATCGACGCCGGACAACCTCCAGtggcttcgtctcagccttgcaAAGCTACCTGCGGCGATCTTGGGTCACGGCACAGCCGGAAAAGACGGCGAAGAGATCGGGTTCGTCCAGCCCcgatttggttccaagcttggtAGCTCGAGTTACCGATCACGAAACCTTCTCAAACTCCATCCACAGGTTCGCTTCAACCATCTGAAACTCTCAGAAGcacccttgcacggcggcgctatcTCTGGAGGCGGCTAGAGCTCAACCCCGATCGGATCGAAACGGAGCAAaagtgtaataccccggaaaatcccaattaaattccatggttttttagaaatgatttcacgatagtaggagcgagtacgaagcttggaaaagttgtggaattagttcgaacgattttattttcgaaaacgaacgtttttagggggtcaacaaagttgactttttatacgttcaaaatttgggaaaacttccttcataaaagttgtagagctcgtcgatatgatcgcgtgcatatgtcgaacgaaatttttggagttcgtacgattatgttacgaattttggaaatatgagattctttttttataatctcttttcctcggattctctttttttttcttttctttttcttccttttccttttccttttcctttcctccgggtctccttccttctttttctttttctcttttttcttcttctttctctctctctcgttctcccTCGCATCcgaaacgaagaaaaaaaacaga encodes the following:
- the LOC133726765 gene encoding uncharacterized protein LOC133726765; this translates as MDCNNFRKYSPDQVEDHLYANGMAKDYTKWTDHGENDDDFELEDDILESENEENVDVVVEMFNEFQAHDDRESQKLVPIMEENKFRRLMRDAEQELYPGCRKFSKLSFIVKLLHLKIMFHGSNKFFSALLELVKEALSDGNTCPRSHYESKKIIRDLGLSYDKINACKNDCVLFWEEYEDKLECPICQEPRYSFDNGKKKIPQKILRYFPLTPRLQRLFISKKTAVDMKWHKDKRPDNEYMRHPADSQVWKDFDLKHESFAMDSRNVRLGLSSDGFNPFGNLSTSYSMWPVFLVPYNLPPWKCMKDPYFMMSLLIPGPRAPGNDIDVFLQSLIKELKQLWEVGVDTYDAGSGHNFRLRAALLWTINDFPAYANFSGWSTKGKMACPTCNDQTPHQWLNNWQKIVYYDHRRFLPQNHRFKKNLEFNGKVEKRLKPALLSGDDAVRQLTHVSQPCFGKGKKRKRCADHLNWKKRSIFFYLPYWHTLKLRHNLDVMHIEKNICDNILGTLMDTEGKTKDSYKTRLDMEEMGIKSDLHPKCIDGVIKFRPAYYTFNTDETKGFCEFCSCTKLPDGMASNISNCVNSADSKIYGLKSHDCHIILQRLLPVALRGYLSKDVRDVIIKLCLFFKELTSKTLRLDVLERLDKDIVVLLYKSELNFPPSFFNIMTHLPIHLAYEAILSGPVQYRWMFPFERKMHNLKDYCRNKAQPEGSIAEGYCDCECLTFFSTYFRDVETKFNQVDRNHDVSERRMGSSVFTQNVKLLKGAVDDVLSLTDFARIRWYVLNNCDEEHKAELERQNIPNIGKEQQQKFHKWFLRRVQQMQVEGSTEDVESLLNLASGPQHEVARYSACIMVVIFKCDWLDLNARRGIQVDENQFTSVNFTKKWYMNDPFALACQTQQVYYLKDTKHGSNWRVVERSLPRGMYDFTEKETEVVDVGETSLHRDDIEMIVVDLNAKDSDAEDGDFNDEDNELMSYDDIKGDSA
- the LOC133726775 gene encoding uncharacterized protein LOC133726775, which gives rise to MLRSTSVKQGSTSINQGSTSIQQESTSTANPTEPTQVACSPTVEEITNTNSGAVCKKVRGETRCLELSKRKRDGVQLDIDIPKHTMRAVGTNCQFYITGMGCFVRKNVPLQIKKWSELSREDVALLIRHAREKFKLSNESHVDEAIEKHMMRYFTTWRYNLRKKFLKYDSIAEAVEN